The Anolis carolinensis isolate JA03-04 chromosome 2, rAnoCar3.1.pri, whole genome shotgun sequence genome has a window encoding:
- the kcnj2 gene encoding inward rectifier potassium channel 2, which produces MGSVRTNRYSIVSSEEDGMKLATMAVANGFGNGKSKVHTRQQCRSRFVKKDGHCNVQFINVGEKGQRYLADIFTTCVDIRWRWMLLIFCLAFILSWLFFGCVFWLIALLHGDLENGDRPCVSEVRSFTAAFLFSIETQTTIGYGFRCVTDECPIAVFMVVFQSIVGCIIDAFIIGAVMAKMAKPKKRNETLIFSHNAVIAMRDGKLCLMWRVGNLRKSHLVEAHVRAQLLKSRITTEGEYIPLDQIDINVGFDSGIDRIFLVSPITIVHEIDEESPLYDFCKQDMDNADFEIVVILEGMVEATAMTTQCRSSYLANEILWGHRYEPVLFEEKNYYKVDYSRFHKTYEVPNTPLCSARDLAEKKYILSNSNSFCYENEVALTSKEEEDSDNGVPESTSTDTHPDMDHHSQAGVPLEPRPLRRESEI; this is translated from the coding sequence ATGGGCAGCGTGCGAACCAACCGCTACAGCATAGTTTCCTCGGAAGAGGACGGCATGAAGCTGGCAACCATGGCAGTTGCCAATGGCTTTGGGAATGGGAAGAGCAAAGTACACACCAGGCAACAGTGCAGAAGCCGGTTTGTCAAGAAAGATGGCCACTGCAATGTTCAATTCATTAACGTGGGTGAAAAAGGCCAGCGTTACTTAGCAGACATCTTTACCACTTGTGTTGACATCCGTTGGAGATGGATGTTGCTTATCTTCTGCCTGGCTTTCATCCTCTCATGGCTGTTTTTTGGTTGTGTGTTCTGGTTGATTGCCTTACTGCATGGAGACCTAGAGAATGGGGACCGACCTTGTGTCTCTGAAGTGCGCAGCTTCACGGCGGCCTTCCTCTTTTCCATTGAAACACAAACAACAATTGGTTATGGCTTTAGGTGTGTCACTGACGAATGCCCCATTGCAGTCTTCATGGTGGTTTTCCAGTCGATAGTTGGCTGCATCATTGATGCCTTCATCATTGGCGCTGTCATGGCTAAGATGGCTAAACCGAAAAAGCGAAACGAAACCCTAATCTTCAGCCATAATGCTGTAATAGCAATGAGGGACGGAAAGTTGTGCCTGATGTGGCGGGTTGGGAACCTGCGTAAAAGCCATTTGGTAGAAGCACATGTGAGAGCCCAACTCCTCAAATCCCGAATTACTACAGAAGGCGAATACATCCCTCTAGATCAAATAGATATCAATGTTGGGTTTGACAGTGGGATAGACCGCATATTTTTGGTATCACCCATTACAATTGTCCATGAAATAGATGAAGAGAGCCCTTTGTATGACTTCTGTAAGCAAGACATGGACAATGCAGACTTTGAAATTGTAGTAATATTAGAAGGCATGGTGGAAGCCACTGCCATGACCACTCAGTGCCGTAGCTCATACCTAGCAAATGAAATCCTATGGGGCCACCGTTATGAGCCTGTACTATTTGAAGAGAAAAACTACTACAAAGTGGATTATTCTAGGTTCCACAAAACATACGAAGTGCCGAACACGCCCCTCTGCAGTGCCAGAGACTTAGCAGAAAAGAAATACATCCTTTCTAATTCAAACTCATTTTGCTATGAGAATGAAGTAGCTTTAAcgagcaaagaggaggaggacagTGACAATGGAGTGCCTGAGAGCACCAGCACAGACACCCACCCAGACATGGACCATCACAGCCAAGCAGGAGTGCCCCTGGAGCCTAGGCCTTTGAGGCGAGAATCAGAAATATGA